DNA from Pelobacter propionicus DSM 2379:
GCTGATCATCAACTGTGGCCCGGACCGGAACGTGCTCCGCCTGGTGCCGCCGCTCACCATCGGTGACGACGAGCTGGAGCAGGCGCTCTCCATCATCGATGAGGGGCTGGGTGCGGTGGCATGAGGCCGGTGCGGGTGATCATCATGGGGGCAGCGGGCAGGGACTTCCACAACTTTGCCTGCTGTTTCCGCGACAACCCCGCCTACCGGGTCGTCGCCTTCACCGCTGCCCAGATCCCCTACATCGCCCATCGCTGCTATCCCGCCTCCCTGGCCGGCACTCTCTACCCCCACGGCATCCCGATCCGGCCGGAGGAGGAGCTTTCTGACCTGATCCGGCGCCAGCGGGTCGACCAGGTGGTCTTCGCCTACAGCGACATCTCCCATACCGAGCTTATGCACACCGCCTCCCGGGTCCTGGCACTGGGGGCCGACTTCCGCCTCATCGGACCCGACGCCACCATGCTCAGGAGCAGGCGGCCGGTGGTCTCGGTCTGCGCCGTCAGGACCGGCTGCGGCAAAAGCCAGGTAGTACGCTACTTCTGTGACCTTCTGACGGAGCGGGGGCTCAGGCCGCTGGTGGTGCGCCACCCCATGCCCTACGGCGACCTGGAGGAACAGGCGGTGCAGCGCTTCTCCTCTGCCGCCGATCTGGAACAGTTCCATTGCACCATTGAGGAGCGGGAGGAGTACGAGCATCTGCTGGCCCAGGGCGCCATGGTGTATGCCGGCGTGGATTACCGGGCCATCCTCCGCCGGGCGGAGAAGGAGGCGCGGCTCCTCATCTGGGACGGCGGCAACAACGACCTCCCCTTCTTCCGGCCCGACCTGGAGATCGTGGTGGTTGACCCGCTTCGTCCGGGGCATGAGACCTCCTGGTACCCGGGTGAGGTGAACCTGCGGCGGGCCGGGATCGTGGTGGTCAACAAGGTCAACGCCGCTGATTCGGCGGCTGTCCAGGCGGTGGAGCAGTCGGTCCGCCGGGTGAATCCGGCCGCGCTGATCGTGCGCACCGCTTCGCAGGTGTGGGTGGATGAAGGGGAGTGGATCAGGGGAAAACGGGTGCTGGTGGTGGAGGACGGGCCGACGGTCACCCACGGTTCCATGCCCAGCGGCGCCGGGCTGGCCGCTGCCGTGCAGTATGGCGCCGCACAGGTCATCGATCCGCGCCCCTGGGCGGTCGGCTCCCTGGCTGAGGCCTATCAGCGACACCCACACCTGGGGCCGGTCCTGCCCGCCCTGGGGTATCGCCCCGAGCAGGTGGCCGAACTTGGCGCCACCATCTCAGGAGTTCCGTGTGACCTGGTGCTGGCCGCCACCCCCATCGACCTGGCCCGCCTGGTCCGGGTCGACACGCCGATCCTGCGGGTCTCCTACGCCATTGCCGAACCGGAGGGGACCCCGCTCAGGGACGCCTTTCTCCGTTTTTTGTGTTCTCTGCCGTAAGGGATGAATGGTGTTGTCGCGGCGGCGCGGCGACTGCTCCTGCTCTTTCCTGTCTCATCTCCTCCCTGTTCCGTGACGTGTGCTCCCTTTCAGAAGCATGATCAGGATAATTCCTGCCACAAATCCGCCGATGTGGGCGAAATAGGCCACTCCGCCGCCCCGCAACATCCCTCCACCCTTCAGGAGATAGGCGTTGAGGAACTGGAGCAGTGCCCAGTAGCCGATAATCAGGTAGGCGGGGAGCTCGACGGTGGTGAAAAAGATGAACAGGGGGATCAGGGTGAGGACCCGGTTGTGGGGGAAGAGCAGCAGGTAGGCGCCCAGCACCCCCGCCACGGCGCCGCTGGCCCCGACCATGGGGATGGTTGAAGCCGGGTCGCTCAGGATCTGGACAAGTGCCGCGGCCAAGCCGCAGAGGAGATAGAAGACGCTGAAGCGCAGGCGGCCGAGGGTGTCCTCGATGTTGTCGCCGAATACCCACAGGAACAGCATGTTGGAACCGATGTGCAGCCAGTTTCCGTGCAGGAACATGGAGGTGAAGATGGTCGGCCATGCCAGCAGGGGGTGGGAGACGAGATCGCTCGGCACGAGGGAGAAGTGGCTCGTGAGGCCGCCCACGAACTCCCTGGCCAGGACGATCCCCTGGCCGGTATTCACCTGCACCAGCGTGTAGTGTCCGCCGAGGCGGTCCTGAAGGAACACCGCGATGTTGAGGGCGATCAGCATGACCGTCATCAACGGAAAGCTGCGGGTGGGGCGGTAGTCTCGGAGCGGTATCATGGTGCTGTTTCGTTCCACCGGCACGGCAGGGAAAACCTGACGGGGCCGATCGGAGATCTGGAAGGTGCATGCTTCATCATGGAGGTGACTCCGTTACGGGAGGGGAGGGCCTGGCTGGGCCTGATTACCGGCGAAGTGTAGCATCGGCGCAATCCATGCGACGAGTTTTTTTTCGCAGGGATACAAACCCCTCTTGGAGAGGCACGCGATGGCATCGCCACACAAACAGCTACGCCGCCACACTCTCGGCCCCGGCCAGTCGCCGTTCCAGCTCGAAGGCGCGTTCACATTCCTGTGGCAAAGCCTCGGTGCGGAGCCTGGCCTTGTGGATCGGGTCGAAGCTCTCGATCACCACCTTCGAGTAATCGTCCACCTGGCATCTGACGACCTCCATCTTCCGGTGCGAGAGCGGGCCATGGCAGTCGCCAGGCGGCGACGTGCCAACCACGGGCTCACCCGATAACGGTTGTCAGCGTCGGTCGACTCGGCTACTATGCCGCACACTATTTTAGCCGTTCAAGGAGCATCCATGCCCGCTACCGCCCGTCACATCCTCGTTGATACCGAGGACCTCTGCCTGAAGCTCAAGACCGAGATCGAAGCCGGCGCCGACTTTGCCGACGTTGCCCGCCGCGAATCCTCATGCCCGTCTCGCCAGCAGGGGGGCGACCTGGGCACGTTCAACCCCGGCCAGATGGTGCCCGAGTTCGATCACGCGGTCTTTACCGGGGAGGTGAACAAGCTGCTCGGCCCGGTTCAGACCCAGTTCGGCTATCACCTGATCGAGGTGACCCGCCGCTGGGAGGAGGCGGCTGCGGAAGCCTCTCCGGCGGAGAACGCCCTGGACCGTGCCCTGGCGGCGCTGCACCAGGATGTGAATGATCCCAAGGCGCAGTCGGCCTTTTACGGCACCTTCCTCAACACGACCTTCTGCGTGCCGACCCTGGATTCGAAGGAACTGGACGGCGAAGAAGCGGGCGCGGAGGAGCGGGTGCTTCCGCTGGTCCTTGAGGCCGACGGGACCAGGTACCTTATTGTTTTCAGCAGCGAAGCTCGCCTGACGGAGTGGGCCGGCCGTTCCGTCGACTGGGCTCCGGTTCCGGGGCACGTACTGGCGACCACCGCCATGCCGCCGCTGCACATCGCCATGAACGTGGGCACCGAATACTCGAAACAGTTCAACCCCGAAGAAATCGCCTGGCTCAGGGAGGTGGTGAAGCGCAGCCGGCAGACGGAAAGCGGGGAGGAGCAAACGAACTGAAGCGGGCGTCAACCTGCGTGAATAACTGTTCGGAGACGGCCCCGGTCGGGGCTCCTCCGAACTTCACCATGCTCTGACCGTTCTCTCCGGTGCCCGGGCGACATGGAGCGGCAACGCTTCCGTTGCGTCATGGCCGTATCTCCACGGCCGTGCCGATCTGGACCAGCTTGTAAATCTCCTCGATCTCTTCGTCGCTTACGGCGACACAGCCCCTGGTCCAGTCTGCGTCCGCCTGTGAATCGCCAACCCAGGAGAATCCGTTCTTGATTCCGTGGATCATGATGTCTCCGCCCGGAGAAACACCCAGTTCTTGTGCCCGTTTTTTGTCACGTTCGTTGGGATAGGAGATGTGCAGCGACAGGTGATACTGGCTGTTTCCGTTTTTTGAATCGATGACGTAGGCTCCCTCCGGGGTCTTGTTGTCCCCCTCCCGCTCCTTCGGGCCGCTGGGGGCTCCGCCCAGGGCTATCCGGTAGCTTTTCAGCGCCTCATTCCTGGAGAATAACGTCAGGCGCCGGTCCCCCTTCTCTATCAGGATTCTGGTAACCGCTCTTGTTTTGACCGCGCATTCCAGGACCTTCCGTTCCAGGTCGGCGATTGTTCGCCGCAGCGCGGCAATCTCGCTCTCTTTGTCCGCGGCCTCTTTCCGGAGAGCGTCGATGCGCGTCTGCTGGTCCGCAATCGTCCCGTCCTTGATGGCAACATTAGCGATGGAAAATATCATCCTCTCGCTGTCGCGGCGGTACTCGCTTGCGGGATATTCCCTGATAAGCCTCTGGAAGCAGTCCAGTGCCTTCTGATAATCCTTGTTACCGTTCCTGGGGTGGGAGTGGATGACGCCCATTTCGAACAGGATCCTGTCTCTCGCCTCGGGACAGCTGTCAAAGAGCCGCGCGTAGCCGCTGAGAGAGGCGGTGTAGTTTCCCTGGCAGAAGAGAGTATTCGCTTCCTCGAACGTCGGCTTGGCCCGAGGCGCTCCGTGAAGATTGCCGCATCCAAGGAACAGGGCGAACAACGCCAGGACGGAGATGCGGACGAAGAGCAGGCTCCTGGCCGTTCTTCCGCACCCCGCCATGGCGTACGGCCCGGATCCTTCAGGCGACCTGTTATGGGATTTTTTCGGTTCTCTCATTTTCCCGCCCCTTGGAGGAAGGCTCGGGAATAACTCGTCCCGCTAGCCTGATATTCTGACGTAACAGATACAATGATCCTCTGTCCAGTCGGAAGTACTTGGTGGATAAAAGAAGTGGCAGGGTTTTGAAACCCTGCCACTTCTTTTTCCGGAGCACCAGGGGCAACGTAGACAGCCCCCTGGGATCGATTTATTTCTTCATCGATTTCTGGAAAACAGCGTCAGCCTTTTTCGCCTTTTCATCGGCGATTCTTTCTCTCTCCTGGGCCGCCTTTTCAGCATTTTCGGCGCGGAGCGTGGCATCATCAGCCTTCACCTTGGCCGCATCGGCGGCAGTCTTGGCAGCTTGCGCATCCTGCAATGCCTGATCAGCCTTCGCATCGATCAGTTTTTGCTGCGCCTGCATCTTCTCCAGGTCGCCGGATGTTGCGCACCCCATAAACGTAACAGGGAGAACAAGCATCGTCGCGATCAGCAACAGACTTTTCTTCATATCCATTCACCTCCTTTCGGTTTGGTTCGCCCTGTTTTCCGGGTGACCGATAAAACGGGGCTTTTTCTAACACTCTGTACTCATGCCGGCTATCGCACCGGTCGTCTGCTCCCGGCAGCAGGGTGCCGGCTCACTCTCCGGTGTGCCGGGAACCTGTCTACTTCCTGGAGGCGTCAAACACGAAGGCGTCTATCTCCAGATCGTATTTTATGCGCTTTGCCGCATCCCTGGCTTCGTCTCCGTCCTTGAAGGGGCCGGCGATGACACGATAGCCGCCGCCGCTCTTCGGCACTATCCGGGCGGGAATCGGCGGCCCCTGATGGGTGATGATGGCGGCCAGTCTCCTGGCATCGGTCTCGTCACGCATATAGGCAGCCTGGACGTACCAGGCATCCTTCGTCATTTCCGGTACAGCCGGTTTGCCGTACAGGTTGCCCGGATGCTCAACCTCTACTGTTTCGGGCAGCTCTTTCTTACTCCCCTGATCCGGTCCGGAGACGGGGACGGGGACGGGAATGCCCAGAGACCGGGCCTCCACCTCTTTGATCCTGTTCCAGTCAAGGGGGCGCGCCGATTTCTTCTCCATGCTTCTCAGTTTATCATGCATCTTAAGGAGTTCTCCGGAGTTGGAACTCTCCGAAGATCCATGGGCTTCCACGTAGAGCGCTCCGTCGCGCCGGCCGACGAGATAGGGCTGGTTCACAATCAGGACAGGGGTGTTGACCGGAGTCTCGCCGAAGAGCGTTTTTATGTTCTCCGGATAGAGCCTCATGCAGCCGTTCGTAGCCTGAAGGCCGACGCTGGCCGGCTTGTTGGTGCCATGGATCAGATACCCCGCCTTGCCCAGATAGAGCGCGTACTCTCCCAGAGGATTGTCAGGACCCGGCGGAATGGACGCGGGGAGGATATCCCCTTTCATGCGATGCCTCTCGGCGATGGAGGCGGGCACATGCCAGGTGGGCTTGGCTGCCTTGCGCACCACACGCGTTGGCCCCGGTGGGGTGGGGCGGTCCTCTGCTCCCACACCCACCGGATAGGTGGACACCACCTGTGCGGTCCCGCTCCCCTTGTAGTGAAAGAGCCTCATGGTGGCCAGGTTGATGACGATGCCCTTCCTCGGGGCGTCCGGCAGGATGAAACTTAAAGGCAGCAGGATGCGCTCCCCGGCCCTGGGCACCCATGGGTCCACCCCCGGATTGGCCGCGCTGATGGCGTTAAGTCCCAGGCCGAAGTGCCGGGCGATATCTGCCAGCGTATCCCCCTCTTCGACCCTGACCATTGCCAGTCTGCCAATGACGTCCTCTCCCCTCGTGGCCGGAAAATTGTGCCGTTCGATATCCTTCTCAGTATGGACGGGAACAAACCGTGGTTTTTCCTGGGCGCCTTTTATGGCGGCGCATCCCTGGAGCGATGCGATGAAACCCCATACTGCTAAGAGACAAAAGCAATTGTGTGCGAAGGTGTGGTGAACAGTTCGGCGCATGGGCGAAAAACGGTACCTTTCTTTACTATCGAAAATGAAACGGGCGGCGGACACAAAAAAGCCGGGGCCGAAGAAAAGGTGACATTTCGGCAACCCGGCTGTCTCGGTGAGACCCTGTAGGCTTTCCGCCCCATCCTCGCGGATGGTTGAGTATTATCGTGTACCACCAACAATTGTCGGGCCGTTTATCGTCATCGACGAGAAACGGCATAGTGCGATGCGCCTGTTACGGTGCTTTTCGTCCTGCCTCGAACCCCATGGTGTCTTGACAACAAAAAAAGCCGGGCCCGAATATCCAGTGATATTTCGGCAACCCGGCTGTCTCAGTAAGACCCTTAGGCTTTCCGCCCCATTCTTGCGAATGGTTAAGTAGTATCGTCTATCTCAAAAATATTTCGGCATCTTTAGCACCTCTATGAGAGCGTGTCAATATTTTTGTCGTGTCCATTGGATGTGGTGGAATTCGGTGCTGGCGGCTGTTGGCGGTAGATGTGCCGATGCCGGGTGGAGCGACGGCGGCCCGAAGAAGCGGGACATTCCGCCGTGGAGGCAACCGCCTCTTTGCCGTTTATTGTTTGATGACCTCGACCGCCTGGGGGCCGACCCCCTTGCTGAAGTTGAGGAACTTGATCTCGGAAACCCTGATCTCGTAGAACTCGAAGACGCCCAGCCCGTTCTTCTCGATCAGATCCTTGACGAACGGGCTTCGGGCGGAGATCCTCTCCGCGGTTCGGCGGAGATCCTCCTCTTTGGTTATCCTGGATGCGTCCCCCAGTGCCTCCACGTTGCGGAAGGTCGGGAAATCCTGTCCCTCGTGCTGGAAGAAGAAGGAGACCCGGTTGTTGCTGCTTATGTGGCGGGTCTTGGCCGCGCCGGGCATGGTGGCGAAGCAGATCCTGGCGCCGCCACCGTCGATGGCAAAGGCGCCCATGGTCCTGATCACCGGGGTCCCGTCCTCCCGTACCGTGGCCAGTTCGGCCCACTGGGTCTGTTCCATGTAGTTGATGATTTCCTGCCTGATGTTGCCGTTTGAACCCCTTGCCATGCTCGTTCCTCCCTGTTTCGTGCGTACTCTGCCACACCCCTTGCCCCTCGGCTGGGGCGTTTTCAGTGCTGCCGTGCCTACTTGATGTTGCTGACAATGGCGGATTGTGCATCCGAGAGCTGCCCGATCAGGTTGGCGGCCAGCTGAACCGCTGCCTGGCGGGCGGACATGGCGGACTGCATGTCGATCATGTTCAGCTCCGCGCTGGACTGGCTGTTCTCCAGTTCTGACTTCAGCGCCGACAGCCGGTCAATGCGTTCCTTCAGCTGCGCGGCCTGCAGCCGCCACTGGGCACGGTTGTAGAGCTGGTGCCGTTCCATGCGCCTGATTCCCTGCACCAGGCCGCGGGCGCCGGACAGCTCGCTGCGCAGCCTCTTGGCTAAGGATGTGTCGATACTCTTGCCCTGGGAATCCAGGAGCAGGCGGTCTATTCTGGCTTGGTCCTGGTCGAAGCGCGTCAGCGAGGGGGAGACGGGGCGCCACCTGGTGGCAGACACGGCGCCGATCTTCGGCACGATCTCCACTGCCCGGCCATGATACGGATTGAGTGAGAGTGCGGCAAGGGCGAGTGTTGTGGTGATGATCAACCTGAAAAGAGTGGGTTTCATCGTGATTTCTCCCGTGATCCGGCGCGGAGTCGGTGCGTTGAAGTGTTTGTGTGGCTGACCTTCTGTGAAACTGAGTGATGGTGCTGCTTCATCTTCAATGATTCAATGTCTGACCCCACAGTTGGTTCCAAATCGTGACTTTTCTCTATTTGTTTTTTAAAGGCCTGTTAAGGTTGGTAATGCTGTGGTTGAACATGTTTTTAAGCGTTTGATTTTGTTGTGTTATTTTTGTGTTTGATAGCTTCTTTACAGATGAGTATGCCAGTAAAAAGTAAAAGGAATCCTGAAAAAAGTAATAAAAACTCCAATACTCCAACTTTAGTAACTATTATAGCAGATTGTGATGGGTTGTTTGGGTTGTAATAAGCAATAACCTTTGAGCCAACTTGTAAATTATTGATATTATCTTCAGCCTCATATTTGTTAGAAAAGCAATGGAGGCTTGTAGTAATTGTTGGTTCCATTTTGTTGCTTTCATATCTTATTCCAATAACTTCATAGGAATAACTCCAGTCTGGACACCATAGAGTTCCGTTTCGAGCATGGGTTTCATAGATGGAGTTCGATATAATAGTAGCTTCAACTCTAAGCCAGTTATAAGCAGACAACTTTTTGTGCGCTTCGTAGGCACCAAACGTAATGAATGCTAATCCGAAGAAAAAGGTGATAGTGAGTAATAGTGTTGTCAGAACCCAATATAAAGCAGCATTTATGGTTTTTTTCAAAGTGCGTCCTTGTAATCATTTGAATGCAACATTCTTGAGTAGTTCAGCCATGGGAAGTTCCGGGAACATGATCCAAGACTCCTGGCTTTTGGCGCAACCAAAACTGCGACTATACACCACCGGGGCGCATGGCATACGCCCCCGGTGAAAAAACTCCGTCACACCCGCCGGTATCGCCCAGAGACGGGTGAGCGCAGGTAGGTACCTTCGCTCGCTCGGACGAGTCTCAACCGTTCACCCAGCCGACAATGCCGCGGTAGTTGACCAACGTCCACCCCTCCTCGTCCTGCTCCAGCAGTTCGGCCGCATTCAGGGATGGGGTCAGCCCCAGGATCTGGGCGTCGTCGGAAGGCTCGGCCCGGATGACGATATCCCTGGCCTCCGGTTCGGCGGC
Protein-coding regions in this window:
- a CDS encoding cyclic 2,3-diphosphoglycerate synthase, which codes for MRPVRVIIMGAAGRDFHNFACCFRDNPAYRVVAFTAAQIPYIAHRCYPASLAGTLYPHGIPIRPEEELSDLIRRQRVDQVVFAYSDISHTELMHTASRVLALGADFRLIGPDATMLRSRRPVVSVCAVRTGCGKSQVVRYFCDLLTERGLRPLVVRHPMPYGDLEEQAVQRFSSAADLEQFHCTIEEREEYEHLLAQGAMVYAGVDYRAILRRAEKEARLLIWDGGNNDLPFFRPDLEIVVVDPLRPGHETSWYPGEVNLRRAGIVVVNKVNAADSAAVQAVEQSVRRVNPAALIVRTASQVWVDEGEWIRGKRVLVVEDGPTVTHGSMPSGAGLAAAVQYGAAQVIDPRPWAVGSLAEAYQRHPHLGPVLPALGYRPEQVAELGATISGVPCDLVLAATPIDLARLVRVDTPILRVSYAIAEPEGTPLRDAFLRFLCSLP
- a CDS encoding rhomboid family intramembrane serine protease, which produces MIPLRDYRPTRSFPLMTVMLIALNIAVFLQDRLGGHYTLVQVNTGQGIVLAREFVGGLTSHFSLVPSDLVSHPLLAWPTIFTSMFLHGNWLHIGSNMLFLWVFGDNIEDTLGRLRFSVFYLLCGLAAALVQILSDPASTIPMVGASGAVAGVLGAYLLLFPHNRVLTLIPLFIFFTTVELPAYLIIGYWALLQFLNAYLLKGGGMLRGGGVAYFAHIGGFVAGIILIMLLKGSTRHGTGRR
- a CDS encoding SseB family protein translates to MIEVTRRWEEAAAEASPAENALDRALAALHQDVNDPKAQSAFYGTFLNTTFCVPTLDSKELDGEEAGAEERVLPLVLEADGTRYLIVFSSEARLTEWAGRSVDWAPVPGHVLATTAMPPLHIAMNVGTEYSKQFNPEEIAWLREVVKRSRQTESGEEQTN
- a CDS encoding L,D-transpeptidase family protein produces the protein MREPKKSHNRSPEGSGPYAMAGCGRTARSLLFVRISVLALFALFLGCGNLHGAPRAKPTFEEANTLFCQGNYTASLSGYARLFDSCPEARDRILFEMGVIHSHPRNGNKDYQKALDCFQRLIREYPASEYRRDSERMIFSIANVAIKDGTIADQQTRIDALRKEAADKESEIAALRRTIADLERKVLECAVKTRAVTRILIEKGDRRLTLFSRNEALKSYRIALGGAPSGPKEREGDNKTPEGAYVIDSKNGNSQYHLSLHISYPNERDKKRAQELGVSPGGDIMIHGIKNGFSWVGDSQADADWTRGCVAVSDEEIEEIYKLVQIGTAVEIRP
- a CDS encoding Lpp/OprI family alanine-zipper lipoprotein encodes the protein MKKSLLLIATMLVLPVTFMGCATSGDLEKMQAQQKLIDAKADQALQDAQAAKTAADAAKVKADDATLRAENAEKAAQERERIADEKAKKADAVFQKSMKK
- a CDS encoding L,D-transpeptidase family protein; its protein translation is MRRTVHHTFAHNCFCLLAVWGFIASLQGCAAIKGAQEKPRFVPVHTEKDIERHNFPATRGEDVIGRLAMVRVEEGDTLADIARHFGLGLNAISAANPGVDPWVPRAGERILLPLSFILPDAPRKGIVINLATMRLFHYKGSGTAQVVSTYPVGVGAEDRPTPPGPTRVVRKAAKPTWHVPASIAERHRMKGDILPASIPPGPDNPLGEYALYLGKAGYLIHGTNKPASVGLQATNGCMRLYPENIKTLFGETPVNTPVLIVNQPYLVGRRDGALYVEAHGSSESSNSGELLKMHDKLRSMEKKSARPLDWNRIKEVEARSLGIPVPVPVSGPDQGSKKELPETVEVEHPGNLYGKPAVPEMTKDAWYVQAAYMRDETDARRLAAIITHQGPPIPARIVPKSGGGYRVIAGPFKDGDEARDAAKRIKYDLEIDAFVFDASRK
- a CDS encoding pyridoxamine 5'-phosphate oxidase family protein, with protein sequence MARGSNGNIRQEIINYMEQTQWAELATVREDGTPVIRTMGAFAIDGGGARICFATMPGAAKTRHISSNNRVSFFFQHEGQDFPTFRNVEALGDASRITKEEDLRRTAERISARSPFVKDLIEKNGLGVFEFYEIRVSEIKFLNFSKGVGPQAVEVIKQ
- a CDS encoding DUF3592 domain-containing protein gives rise to the protein MKKTINAALYWVLTTLLLTITFFFGLAFITFGAYEAHKKLSAYNWLRVEATIISNSIYETHARNGTLWCPDWSYSYEVIGIRYESNKMEPTITTSLHCFSNKYEAEDNINNLQVGSKVIAYYNPNNPSQSAIIVTKVGVLEFLLLFSGFLLLFTGILICKEAIKHKNNTTKSNA